The DNA sequence acagtcacacagatttcagctgctccacctggagtttgtccttctcttgtaggatgatgtgaatattcccagtatttattggtgaatcaacaaattcactctctgacagaaggtggcgcttatggaaaaGCAGAAATACAGTGGTTACTCCTGAACACAAGCAGAGCTGCACTTATAAACACTAATTTATCAGGCATCATACTGAGGAAAGACAAAAAGAAGATGCCCTCGAAACTTTTATGAAGACAGACATTTCCCTTTagatatatattcaaataaaaactcAGATCTGCACTAATCATGTGAATGACCTGTTTCAGTGTCAGAAAAAGAGAGTTTGCAGGTATGGTTTCTGTAGCCTTTAATAGTATTTTTAGTCATGTACTTTAACCTGAGaggtaaaacattaaaaacacacaccaATATGAGATTATCACATAAAGTGATGATCCTATAGTTTCTCTGACACTAATGACGAGCTTGATGAGCCAATTTACAGAAGATCTCAGACATCACCATAATAAATTAGGTGAAAACAGCGACTGTTGAACGAGATAAAGAAGCTTTTCAGCTGCTCAATTAAATGTTATGGCTCTGTTATTTTGTTAGACTATTAATTTGCTAAGTATCAGTTTAGTatagtttgttgttgttgttgttgttttgtgctATACGAATCAATCgttttaaaaacaattcattCGTTCAAAAACTACAAGTTAGTCACTggatcattcattcaaaccgaattagaaaaataattaaaattcattaaatatttagtctataaataaaaagaatgcACAACTGACATTTTGTCAGaaatggaagcccgtttccaccattaaataaaaaataaaaacagtaattgcgactttttccctcacaattctgacttttttttttctcacaattgcgagttataaagtcagaattctgaaatatgtcagaattgcgagaaaaaaaggcaagaattgtgactttatatcacgcaattgcgagtttatatcagaattctgactttataactcacaattgtgagaaaatgatgaacTCGCTCGTTTGATTTCAGTCAGTGCAGACACACATTTGTCATAATATGAGCGCTTGTATTCTGGAGCAGGTTAATGTTAAACTCTGTAATCTGAGAACATCTCTCACCTGCAGACTGGAAATATACGGCATCCGGAGaaaatattacacatttgtCCTTCATTCACGATCGTTAACAGCATCGCTTTCAGCTTCAACTGTTGAAAGTTTCAGCGCTCGCCTCGTCCAAGTACAGGTCTCTGCAGGACATAATCAGGGGGGCGTTTTTGAGAGCGTTACCTGATATGCCCACGTTAGGGTGTGGGTAGGGTTTATGGGTGGGGTCGGGTGaaggggatcattttcattgcatgatatttaaacacccaccagtttgaaaacacccacaaatacagaaacgctcGCTTTTGTTCCgccaaagaatatacactaacaagaagcgacactcaatagaacgttccattgcaacactgGCGCCCAAcagcagccctgcgtttccgccattttggggtgaaagcgactcggcagtccactagtttctatggcaatattagctgctttgttaaaaaaaaaaaacgtgcattaaagctaaaatccaacctgaatgatgacaacacagaataaaatactatcgctagtgatcatcaaatcattttaacagtttattttacagactttgtgtttaagtcttccacttttttcacaaaacctgtgcccagtcagtttgggttaaaattctttgaagttcaagtattagcattataaacactgaattaataccaacatatgaaattaaattaaggacatgcatcagaaaaattgggaatgttggacaataaatataggCTTTAGGCTATACCAGAATACAACAGCTTGacagtaaactgtttttgcgaagttgtcttatattaatgtccgttaaagcaagactatgtaaacaaaaaaacagccactgtgtccaaaagtggcaattaggggataacagacacagcaatgcatcatgttttataagatcattatgtttgtagcgtgatccaggggattaaaacgtATTTTAGATCTAGTGGAGTAATTTACTATTACTATATTACTCTGCCTATGTGcgttttaatcccctggatcacgctacaaacatgatgatcttaactttattaattattaacttactattaataataaatatgcataaaatggaaatactcaataaagtaggctaactacgttacctccagatgtgtaatggttggattccacaactgagCACATAAAACatagacaatacaacatttactgtaggtgtcataaaatttactgaatttgagaaattttctattgcatttctgatttggctgtgagattcactgattttgggtgcgtaagatgtgatggattatattgtccagttggcattttcaccccaacATGGCTGCCGCGTTACCGAAGTGCCACCttgtggctgttacccaaaaagtatcagagtttcgcctcttgggttctatactcaCACACATCTATACACATCTATACTCATCACACATCTGTTTTTAACGTACTCTATGTATATGTGTTTCTTGAAAAGCAGCCAAGAAAGGGTCCCTGATTCTTTAAGAGAGAGAGCATAAGGCTGCTCCATGAAGAATGGTGCCTTCAGCCAGAAGTTGACCATATTTAGACTTGTTTTTCTATATGTACCACATTCCTATATCATGATCTGATATGATGTATATTCTCATTGGACAGTTGCTCCACCACCCCTGAAACATGTATAAAAGCCATGTGAAAGATTCTTTGTTTAAAGTGCTGGTTTCAGCATTGAAGGAATGTAGACAGAAGGTCTTTTGTCCTCTGTTGAAGCTGTATTCTATACTATAACATCTGTTTCTCTTTATGTACCGGAACAATTTCCATGTAAGGTATGAGGCTCCTGGACCTAATGGGGAGAGAGGGAATGGTCCCTGCCTTTTGTATTGCAAGTATGGAAGGGGGACTTCTTGGATCCCCAGGAAGGCATGGGTACTTGGCCGGAAGTTGACCATATTTAGACTTGTTTTTCTATATGTATCACATTCCTATACCATGAGCTGATATGATGTACTCTCTCTCTCATTGGTTAAATCCAAACTACACCCCTTGTATACTTTCTATATAATCTCAGACCCAGCTAAATAAAGACGAGACTTTTTAATCTCCCTCAGCACTGAGTGATTGTTCATTCAATTGCTAATTAAGAGGACAGGGATGAGGCACACCTCGGGACTAATTTCCTAACACCATGTACAGAAGTAAAATTTGGAGAAGTTTTGTGAACAGGGATTGGCTTCATTGTTCATGACTCTTTCCTTGGCCATGGGCTAATGCATGAGTGAAAAGGACAAATTGAGAATGAGGCACAGGAAAAATAAACAGAGATTAAAATAATctcaaaataatgtcatttattactcgccctcatgtcgttctccacccctaagaccttcgttcatcttcggaacacaaattaagatatttttgattaaatccgatggctcagtgaggcctgcatagacagcaatgatacttcctctctcaagatccataaaggtaaaaacatatttaaatcagtttatgtgagtacagtggttctaccttaaaattataaagcaacgagaatattttttgtgcgccaaaaaaaacaatgactttttaacaatatctagtgatggccgatttcaaaacactataataataataatacagcaaAGCTTTTTAGCGTAGACGCTTAGGAATGAGCATGTGCATTCCTTTATGTACGACTTTATGAATGTTTGGCGATGCTACAGAAATATTAAGTGCAAACCATGGCGATTTCAGTTACGATCAATTGGATAATGTTTTGATGAACTTAAGACGAATCAAGTTAGATTAAGTTACAGTACAAACAATCGCTTAGTAACGGCATCTCTGGGTTCTTCAGGCAGAGCGCCGCGTAATACACGTGCTTCATGTCTGGTGAAGTCAAGTGAAAAGAAGTCAGATTTATATGTATAATGctcaatacacattgtttcaaagcagctttacaaaaaGCCACATTCTATAAACTTTAATATTGAGCAGCTTTAGGGCTGATGCACTAGATTTATCTAGATTGGAGTTACTAATTTATCCAGCAGATAAGTCAGTGCCGCTTTAAGTGAGCAAGACTGCATGACATTACTGGCATTGAAAAGGAGAGATAATTTCTATAGGCCGATAGTAAACTATATTTACATCATTCTTTTAGGCTTCTTCATATTACCATTAGGATCAGTGGATAAGCACAAACTCAGGATTTTACACATATGATGATAATTCACCGTATTTCATTAAGACATCGGATAAACCAGAAAGTGTGtgtgattttacattttaaagcaaaactgtggtgacaaataaaataataatcaatggCCATACAATGAGAATGAAAACTTgcaaaaaattcagctttgcatttatttgcatgtaCTAAAACAGTCTAACAGtctaaaacagtaaaacaatctATAGCAAATATTATTTGTGCTCAAGTGCATATTTAagcaataaatgtttatattacttttatttatttttcaagtcCATATTGCTCAGATTTACAGCTTATAGTTATGCAGCTATATGACTATACAGTGAGTGTTAATATTCGAAACTATTTTCATCCCGTGCATGTGCAGATTAGATAGATAAATAATTGGATTTTTAATACCTGATGTCACAGTCACAGACAGTCATACATGTTAACCCGCATACTATAaaataggaacctttaaaaactATAAGATAAGAATATAGGCCCACGTATTTTATTAACATGTAAACAAGGAAACATGAGTTCGCCATTAAACTTTATGAGCACTTTGTTCCAAGATATGCAAGCGTTGGACAAATCATCTCATTAAAAAACGATCAACAAAAAAacgttgttttaaaatgtaaatcataCAATTACATTCGGGTTCGTCAGATGTCAGGCCtacttaaatacatatttatttacactgtaaGAGTTGTTAAAgggtaaaaattcaaatcttacgttttttttttttgtttttgcttgcaACTTTTTTTCATGTGAACGAGAAGGTTTGATGAACATttaaaactcttcccacactgagtacagtggtacggcttctctccagtatgaagtcGCTCATGTAATTTCAGGTTTCCAGACTGTGCAaaactcttgtcacaatatgagcacttgtaaggtttttctccagtatgagtTCTCTGGTGCCGTTTCAGATTCTCAGCTCTaataaagctcttcccacagtcacaacacacatgatctttcaCTTCATTATGTATTTTCTGATGCACTTTAAATTCATTCCTCCGTGAAAAACTGTTTCCACAGaaagaacacacataaggcctCTCGCCTGAATGAATTTTCAGGTGTTGTTTTAGATTTTGTGACCAGATAAAACctttaccacactgatcacagttaaatggcTTTTCTCCAGAGTGACGGAGCAGATGATAATTGAGACCAGTTAAatatgtgaaactctttccacatagagtgcatgtatacggtttctctccagtgtgaattctcatgtgtgttttaatgtttccTTTTCTtctaaaactctttccacactgagtgcatgtatacggtttttctccagtgtgaactctcatgtgtacaataaggttttttttttgtgtgaaactctttccacactgagtgcatgtaaacggtttctctccagtgtgaattctcatgtgtacATTAAAGtttcctttttgtgtgaaactctttccacactgatggcAGATGTGCAGCTTATTAGCTTCGGTGCTCTGCAGTTTCTCCTTTGCTTCATTCAATACATGCTTTTGCTTTTTCACTTCCATCcagtctaaaataaaaaaaaaaattgtaggttaaaataagttaaagtgAACTCTGATTTAACAGAAGAAAGCAACAGAGTATCAAGTATCAGATCTTTGATGTGCCAAAGTTTAGTTCTGTCACTTTCTTGTtaatccatttaaaatgtgGATAACAAAAGCTGTTCAAGATTATGACCATTTAGATGCATTTTCTGTATCATTTATCATCCAATCTGTTAAATTGAAGCTTTGTTACCTAAATAGTTGGTCAATAATGAAGAATCAAGAATGGACACCAACCTATTTGTTtctcagtatcttcatgttttattctggatggttctggatcactcgtgtcttcaatctcctctttaataaactccatctttaacagtcacacagatttcagctgctacacctggagtttgtccttctcttgtaggatgatgtgaatattcccagtatttattggtgaattgttgtgggaggagcttcactgcagGTGTGAACTGTGATCACTGTGTGATACTGACGCCCACAGGACCACATCTGGAAAAATCAAAGAGAAGTTACTGAATTTATACTAGATTACTTTAACAGCAAACACATATgagcctggtttcacagacagggcttagattaagccaggattaggccttttAGGTACAATTAGGCATTTGGGTACTTTTTATAAACATTCCTTAgaaaaaacaatggcactgacatattttaagatatgttagtggaagttgctttcagttaaaacagtccaaacatgcattttagtctgggactatcttaaaggattagttcactttcctctggtttcacagacaaggtcctagactaaaatgcatgtttgagctgttttaatgGAAAGTAACTTACACTgacaaatcttaaaatatgtcagtgcttttctaaggcacatttataaaagctacttaaatatcctaattgaactgaGGCCTAAACTGAGgcctttgaaatgaaaattaccccatgatttgctcaccctcaagccatcctaggtgtatatgacttctttctttccgatgaacacaatcagagttatattaataatcaccctgatgctccaaaactttataatggcagtgcacggaaaccacctgtttgaaattcaaaaaagtgcatccatcaaaagcgtactccacacggctctgtggggttaatgaaggccttctgCAAGCAAAGTGatacatttgtgtaagaaaaatatccatatttaacacgttatgAAGTAatataactagcttccgccagaccgccttccgtattcaacttactgTCAATCTGGGTGGGCCTAGGCTGGTTGCCCCTGGTTTTGGCAAAACAAAAACTTATAGAATGATAAACCTCACATTTGAGCCTAATTAATGATTATATATGTAATGTtcttatttgaacaaaaatggcAGACAGGCTGAACGAAAGTACACAGAAGGTGGCACTTATGGAAAAGCAGAAATACAGCGGTTACTCCTGAACACAAGCAGCACTGTGCTTATAAACACTACTTTATTAGGCATCATACTgagtaaagaaataaagaagatgccatcaaaacttttatgaagacaaacatttccctatacattcaaataaaaactcAGATCTGCACTAATCATGTGAAtggtagggctgggacaatacatggATTCGCAAATTGAGAATCGCAAAACAATGATTCTGGattgattctgatattttctctctctaatcgattctgagcttagttttaacagcagatggcgctctaagCTAAGTTTTTAACTGCACACTCAAACGCACACAAAGAAGAGTACTGGACAGCGATCGTGCGTTCggtcaagccatcctaggtgtatatgactttttttgtttctgatgaacacaatcagagttatattaataaatatcctgacgcattcaagctttataatggcagtgaacgggaccaacgagtataaatctcaagaaagtgcatccatccaaagcaaaacgtactccacacggctccagggggttagtaaagtccttctgaagtgaaacgactcatttgtgtaagaaaaatatccatatttaacaagttataaagtaaaatatctagcttccaccagaccaccttccatattcaacttacgaagaaagtgtaagtGATGTTGCATTTTAACGAGCCGTGTGGAGTAagttttgctttggatggagctttatactcattggtcccactcactgccattacaaagcttagatgcgtcaggatatttattaatatatctctgattgtgttcatctgaaagaaggaagtcgtatacacctaggatggcttgagggtgagtaaagattggggtaattttcattttaaagtgaactaatcctataaTAGCATTTTTAGTCATGTATTTAACCCGAGGGGTAAAACTTACGATATGTGATTATCACAGTGATGATCCTAGAGTTTGATGTTTGATAAGCCAATTTACAGAAGATCTCAGACATCACCATAATGAATGAGGTGAAAACAGGGACTGTTGAATGAGATTAGCTTTTCtcctgttgaaaaaaccagcatattcTGGTAAGGTGGACCAttttaggaccagcacttgaccagcataaaccagct is a window from the Ctenopharyngodon idella isolate HZGC_01 chromosome 15, HZGC01, whole genome shotgun sequence genome containing:
- the LOC127495732 gene encoding gastrula zinc finger protein XlCGF7.1-like isoform X6, with the translated sequence MEFIKEEIEDTSDPEPSRIKHEDTEKQIDWMEVKKQKHVLNEAKEKLQSTEANKLHICHQCGKSFTQKGNFNVHMRIHTGEKPFTCTQCGKSFTQKKNLIVHMRVHTGEKPYTCTQCGKSFRRKGNIKTHMRIHTGEKPYTCTLCGKSFTYLTGLNYHLLRHSGEKPFNCDQCGKGFIWSQNLKQHLKIHSGERPYVCSFCGNSFSRRNEFKVHQKIHNEVKDHVCCDCGKSFIRAENLKRHQRTHTGEKPYKCSYCDKSFAQSGNLKLHERLHTGEKPYHCTQCGKSFKCSSNLLVHMKKSCKQKQKKKT